A portion of the Chryseobacterium tructae genome contains these proteins:
- a CDS encoding SDR family NAD(P)-dependent oxidoreductase, which translates to MEAKTKIALVTGGSRGLGKNSALKIAQKGLDVIITYRSNKEEADQVVNEIKTLGQNAVAFQLDTKDRKSFDGFVKNVTEHLEEATGNPHIDYLINNAGTALYSPITEVTEEQMDDMVDIHFKGVFFLTQKLLPFINDGGGIINISSGLARFATPGSSVYGSIKAGVEMLTKYMAKELGARKIKANVIAPGAIETDFGGGRVRDNKEINDMVAGSTALGRVGLPDDIGGVVAFLCTEDAGWINGQRIEASGGMFL; encoded by the coding sequence ATGGAAGCAAAGACAAAAATTGCATTGGTAACGGGAGGGAGTAGAGGTTTAGGAAAAAATTCAGCTCTCAAAATCGCTCAAAAAGGACTTGATGTTATCATTACTTATAGAAGCAATAAAGAAGAAGCTGATCAAGTTGTTAACGAAATAAAAACTTTAGGCCAAAATGCAGTGGCGTTTCAATTGGATACCAAAGACCGTAAAAGCTTTGACGGGTTTGTGAAAAATGTAACAGAACATTTAGAGGAAGCCACTGGAAATCCACATATCGATTATCTTATTAATAATGCCGGAACAGCATTATATTCACCCATTACTGAAGTGACAGAAGAGCAGATGGATGATATGGTAGATATTCATTTTAAAGGAGTATTTTTCCTCACTCAAAAACTATTGCCTTTTATCAATGATGGTGGTGGGATTATTAATATTTCATCAGGATTGGCAAGATTTGCAACACCGGGGTCTTCCGTTTACGGATCAATAAAGGCTGGGGTAGAAATGCTTACCAAATACATGGCCAAGGAATTGGGAGCAAGAAAAATAAAAGCTAATGTAATCGCTCCTGGTGCTATTGAAACCGATTTTGGAGGTGGAAGAGTAAGGGATAATAAAGAGATCAATGATATGGTAGCCGGGTCTACAGCTCTAGGCAGAGTAGGGCTTCCTGATGATATTGGTGGCGTTGTTGCTTTTCTATGTACAGAAGATGCCGGATGGATTAATGGACAAAGAATTGAAGCTTCAGGGGGAATGTTTCTATAA
- the ychF gene encoding redox-regulated ATPase YchF, whose protein sequence is MKCGIVGLPNVGKSTLFNCLSNAKAQSANYPFCTIEPNLGTVSVPDQRLFELEKIVKPERVLPAVVEIVDIAGLVKGASKGEGLGNQFLANIRECEAIIHVLRCFDNGNIIHVEGSVDPLRDKEIIDIELQLKDLETVGKAVEKAKKFIKSGKKEDILVYETLQNLQKFLEDGKNAREFAVNDVTASIINEVQLLTNKPVLYVCNVDENSIKNGNDWIAKIEEMAKNEGAEVVVLAAQIEADINELETFEEREIFLDELGLTEPGVNRLIRKAYDLLKLQTYFTAGVKEVRAWTIGQGWTAPQAAGVIHTDFEKGFIRAEVIKYNDYMTYGSEVKVKEAGKLSVEGKEYIVQDGDIMHFRFNV, encoded by the coding sequence ATGAAATGTGGAATCGTAGGCTTACCGAATGTAGGTAAATCAACTCTTTTTAACTGCCTGAGCAACGCAAAAGCTCAATCAGCAAACTATCCTTTCTGTACGATTGAACCAAACCTGGGAACAGTTTCTGTACCGGATCAGAGATTATTTGAATTGGAGAAAATCGTAAAGCCTGAGAGAGTTTTACCCGCTGTAGTTGAAATCGTTGATATTGCAGGTCTTGTAAAAGGTGCCAGTAAAGGAGAAGGATTGGGGAACCAGTTCTTAGCAAATATCCGTGAATGTGAGGCGATCATCCACGTTTTAAGATGTTTTGATAATGGAAATATCATTCACGTAGAAGGTTCGGTAGATCCGTTAAGAGATAAAGAAATTATTGATATTGAACTTCAATTGAAAGACCTTGAAACAGTAGGAAAAGCAGTTGAAAAAGCTAAAAAATTCATCAAATCTGGTAAGAAAGAAGATATTCTGGTGTACGAAACACTTCAGAATTTGCAAAAATTCCTTGAAGATGGGAAAAATGCAAGAGAATTTGCAGTTAATGATGTGACAGCTTCTATCATTAATGAAGTTCAGCTTTTAACAAATAAGCCGGTGCTTTACGTTTGTAACGTAGATGAAAATTCTATCAAAAACGGAAACGATTGGATTGCTAAGATCGAAGAAATGGCTAAAAATGAAGGAGCGGAAGTTGTTGTACTTGCTGCTCAGATTGAAGCTGACATCAACGAGCTAGAAACTTTTGAAGAAAGAGAAATTTTCCTTGATGAACTAGGTCTTACAGAGCCAGGAGTAAACCGTTTGATCAGAAAAGCTTACGATCTTTTAAAACTTCAGACGTATTTCACTGCCGGAGTAAAAGAAGTACGAGCTTGGACTATCGGACAAGGATGGACGGCTCCTCAGGCTGCTGGAGTAATCCACACAGACTTTGAAAAAGGATTTATCCGTGCAGAAGTAATCAAGTATAATGATTATATGACTTACGGTTCAGAAGTAAAAGTGAAAGAAGCCGGAAAACTTTCTGTAGAAGGTAAAGAATATATAGTTCAGGATGGTGACATCATGCACTTTAGATTCAACGTATAA
- a CDS encoding glycoside hydrolase family 10 protein, which translates to MKMSKLKLIVLLGVLASYSTSCSVQNSVTKTPPVKNTTKPNTNNTTTQPKPPVVVTKPTTGTSTEETFRTNLPEIKREFRGAWIASVANINWPSKNNLTVEQQKAEAISMLDMLKENNFNAAIFQIRPSADALYTSNIEPWSYFLTGETGAAPYPNYDPLLFWIEEAHKRGLELHVWLNPYRAHHTNGGNVNKMSMANRMSDIVVRLKNGMYWFDPANPKTQDHVSNVVKDIVKRYDIDAIHFDDYFYPYATYNKGADFPDHATWNAYVNSGGNLSRADWRRDNVNKFVERIYKEIHAEKNNVRFGISPFGIWKPGYPAGIVGSSQFDELYADAKLWLNRGWVDYFSPQLYWPIDSKGQGFEALLNWWESENTMKRHLWPGLNTVEIKTYDRPTEIKNQIEISRKILKNDAGEIHWSIAGLTKNPGMLPALKNGPYSEKALIPKSPWIKTTPLQTPTLFISDNGSFAQTRWSTKNASEVFQWVLFCQYDGVWQTEIVPLDTLFKDIPKFKNGKKLSGVAIKAIDRLGNESDYMAKKVK; encoded by the coding sequence ATGAAAATGAGTAAACTAAAACTTATCGTTTTATTAGGAGTTCTAGCGTCTTACAGTACCTCATGTTCAGTTCAGAACAGTGTAACAAAGACTCCGCCTGTTAAAAATACAACAAAACCTAATACCAATAATACTACCACACAACCAAAACCTCCTGTAGTCGTTACCAAACCTACAACAGGAACTTCTACAGAAGAAACTTTCAGAACCAATCTTCCGGAGATCAAAAGAGAGTTTCGTGGCGCTTGGATCGCCAGTGTTGCCAATATCAACTGGCCTTCAAAAAACAATCTTACCGTCGAACAACAGAAAGCAGAAGCAATCAGTATGCTGGATATGCTGAAAGAAAATAATTTCAATGCAGCTATTTTCCAGATCAGACCTTCCGCGGATGCTTTATATACAAGTAATATCGAACCTTGGTCTTACTTTTTGACCGGAGAAACAGGAGCAGCTCCCTATCCCAACTATGATCCCTTATTATTTTGGATCGAAGAAGCTCACAAAAGAGGATTGGAATTGCATGTTTGGTTAAATCCTTACCGTGCTCATCATACCAATGGCGGGAATGTGAACAAGATGTCAATGGCCAACAGAATGTCTGACATTGTAGTAAGATTGAAAAATGGAATGTACTGGTTTGATCCGGCAAATCCTAAAACACAGGATCATGTATCCAATGTCGTAAAAGATATCGTAAAAAGATATGATATTGATGCGATTCACTTTGATGATTATTTCTACCCATACGCTACGTACAACAAAGGAGCTGATTTTCCGGATCATGCAACATGGAATGCTTACGTAAACAGTGGCGGAAATTTATCCAGAGCAGATTGGAGAAGAGATAATGTGAATAAATTTGTAGAACGTATCTATAAAGAAATTCATGCAGAAAAAAATAATGTAAGATTTGGAATCAGTCCATTCGGAATCTGGAAACCAGGATATCCTGCAGGAATTGTAGGTTCTTCTCAGTTTGACGAGCTGTATGCAGATGCCAAATTATGGTTAAACAGAGGTTGGGTAGATTATTTCTCCCCACAATTATATTGGCCCATTGATTCTAAAGGTCAAGGTTTTGAAGCATTATTAAACTGGTGGGAATCAGAAAATACAATGAAGCGTCACTTATGGCCAGGTTTAAATACAGTGGAGATCAAGACATACGACCGTCCAACAGAAATCAAAAATCAGATTGAAATTTCCAGAAAAATTCTGAAAAATGATGCAGGAGAAATTCACTGGAGTATTGCTGGTCTTACCAAAAATCCGGGAATGCTTCCGGCTCTGAAAAATGGGCCATACAGCGAGAAGGCATTAATTCCTAAATCTCCATGGATCAAAACAACTCCATTGCAGACGCCAACTTTATTCATTTCAGATAATGGAAGTTTTGCCCAGACAAGATGGAGTACAAAAAATGCTTCAGAAGTTTTTCAGTGGGTACTTTTCTGTCAGTATGACGGAGTATGGCAAACGGAAATCGTACCATTAGATACGCTTTTCAAAGATATTCCTAAATTTAAAAATGGAAAAAAATTAAGTGGAGTAGCGATCAAAGCTATCGACAGATTAGGAAACGAAAGTGACTACATGGCGAAAAAAGTCAAATAA
- a CDS encoding type 1 glutamine amidotransferase domain-containing protein: MSKKIAILATHGFEESELQSPKEYLEQQGWTTHVVSPEKGTIKSWAEKNWGKDYHVDKTLDEVNASDYDALVLPGGVINPDQLRTNGQALAFVRDFFIQNKPVAAICHGPQILINAKVVNGRNMTSVKSISKDLINAGAYWEDQEVVVDNGLVTSRTPKDLPAFNAKMVEEFKEGKHVGQAL, encoded by the coding sequence ATGTCCAAAAAAATTGCAATCCTGGCGACCCATGGTTTCGAAGAAAGTGAACTTCAATCACCGAAAGAATATTTAGAACAACAGGGATGGACAACACATGTTGTAAGCCCTGAAAAAGGAACCATCAAATCATGGGCAGAGAAAAATTGGGGAAAAGATTATCATGTCGATAAAACACTGGATGAGGTAAATGCTTCTGACTATGATGCTTTGGTTTTACCTGGCGGGGTGATAAATCCTGATCAATTAAGAACAAACGGGCAGGCTTTGGCATTTGTTCGGGACTTTTTTATTCAAAATAAGCCTGTTGCGGCAATTTGTCACGGGCCACAGATCTTAATCAATGCAAAAGTTGTTAACGGAAGAAATATGACTTCTGTAAAATCGATTAGTAAAGATTTAATCAATGCAGGAGCTTATTGGGAAGATCAGGAGGTTGTTGTTGATAATGGTTTGGTGACCAGCAGAACTCCAAAAGATTTGCCAGCATTTAATGCCAAAATGGTAGAAGAATTTAAAGAAGGAAAACATGTAGGGCAAGCGTTATAG
- a CDS encoding DUF1294 domain-containing protein codes for MQQIDFKNDSISVDCKPYYIWGFGFDKLQAKRHQWRISENVLLGLSLIGVIGAASGMIIFHHKVSKKSFLVKFFIVVLIDVVLLYRLIRH; via the coding sequence TTGCAGCAAATTGATTTTAAAAATGATTCCATTTCTGTTGATTGCAAACCTTATTACATTTGGGGTTTTGGATTTGATAAACTGCAGGCCAAAAGACATCAATGGCGGATTTCAGAGAATGTTCTTTTAGGGCTTTCGTTGATCGGAGTTATTGGTGCAGCTTCAGGAATGATCATCTTTCATCATAAAGTGTCCAAAAAATCTTTTTTAGTAAAATTTTTCATTGTGGTTTTGATTGATGTTGTATTGTTGTATCGATTGATAAGACATTGA
- a CDS encoding bacteriocin translates to MKNQILSSGKKLNKKELKSITGGMYNCMVPEPCEPYPGTCESHADANGCTMIHPRCGQKICRP, encoded by the coding sequence ATGAAAAATCAAATCCTATCCAGCGGCAAAAAACTAAACAAAAAAGAACTAAAATCTATTACAGGAGGGATGTACAACTGTATGGTTCCTGAACCTTGTGAGCCATATCCCGGAACATGTGAATCTCATGCAGATGCTAACGGATGTACAATGATTCATCCTCGCTGTGGGCAAAAAATTTGCAGACCTTAG
- a CDS encoding bacteriocin, which produces MNGKRLNKKELKSIIGGLLRCLDPATGLCTTVGLSCFERKCRTILDPPLD; this is translated from the coding sequence ATCAACGGAAAAAGACTGAACAAAAAAGAATTGAAATCAATCATTGGCGGGCTATTGAGATGCCTTGATCCAGCAACAGGCTTATGTACAACTGTTGGTCTAAGCTGCTTCGAAAGAAAGTGTAGAACCATACTGGATCCGCCACTAGACTAA
- a CDS encoding ferritin, with product MNTNRLSANVEKALSDQMNKEIHASHIFLSYGIWADDKGYQGIANFLYRHAQEERNHSIKFMEYILNRGGKPKVTAIPAPPADPKTLTACFEGVFKHEVDNTTAIYKIVDLSMAEKDWATWNFMQWFVQEQIEEETLAQNLIDKLKIAGGDRATDESLFTLDKTLQEAPNDVPLAQNATGNNP from the coding sequence ATGAATACTAACCGACTTTCCGCCAATGTGGAAAAAGCACTTAGCGATCAGATGAACAAGGAAATTCATGCATCACACATTTTTCTATCGTATGGAATTTGGGCCGATGACAAAGGCTATCAGGGAATTGCTAATTTTCTTTACCGTCATGCGCAGGAAGAAAGAAACCATTCCATCAAATTCATGGAGTACATTTTAAATAGAGGGGGAAAACCCAAGGTAACTGCCATCCCGGCACCTCCAGCCGATCCTAAAACACTTACAGCTTGCTTCGAAGGCGTTTTCAAACATGAAGTTGACAATACAACTGCTATCTACAAAATTGTAGATCTTTCCATGGCTGAAAAAGACTGGGCCACATGGAATTTTATGCAATGGTTTGTACAGGAACAAATCGAAGAAGAAACATTAGCTCAAAACCTGATCGATAAATTAAAAATTGCAGGTGGTGACAGAGCCACAGATGAGTCTTTATTTACTTTAGATAAAACTTTACAGGAAGCACCGAATGACGTACCATTAGCTCAGAATGCTACAGGAAATAATCCATAA
- the typA gene encoding translational GTPase TypA, protein MQNIRNIAIIAHVDHGKTTLVDKIIHATNIFRENQESGELIMDNNDLERERGITILSKNISVTYKDTKINVIDTPGHADFGGEVERVLKMADGVILLVDAFEGPMPQTRFVLQKALELGLRPLVVINKVDKPNCRPDEVHDKVFDLFFNLEATEEQLDFPTFYGSSKQGWFNTSLEQTEDIMPLLDGILQYVPEPKVTEGNLQMQITSLDFSSFLGRIAIGKVTRGELKESQWIGLAQADGKVVKGKVKELYVFEGLGKKKVTEVQAGDICAVVGFDAFQIGDSFVDLENPEPLERTAIDEPTLNMTFSINNSPFFGKDGKYVTSNHLKERLYKELEKNLALRVQQTDDANTFLVFGRGILHLSVLIETMRREGYEMTIGQPQVILREIDGEKCEPYESLVVDVPEEFASRVIDLATQRKGDLHIMETKGEMQHMEFEIPSRGLIGLRSQMLTATAGEAIMAHRFTEYKPFKGAIPGRSNGVLISKTQGPATEYSIAKLQDRGKFYVDPGEEIYAGMVIGEQNKPGDLVVNIVEAKQLNNMRASGKDKDTGVAPKILFSLEECMEYIQADEAIEVTPNFIRMRKKLLSEEERKRVERSAKS, encoded by the coding sequence ATGCAAAACATTAGAAATATTGCGATTATCGCACACGTTGACCACGGTAAGACGACTTTGGTTGACAAAATCATTCACGCTACCAATATTTTCAGAGAAAATCAGGAGAGTGGAGAATTAATTATGGATAACAATGATCTTGAAAGAGAAAGAGGGATCACGATTTTATCCAAGAATATTTCTGTTACTTATAAAGACACTAAAATTAACGTAATTGATACTCCTGGTCACGCGGATTTCGGTGGAGAAGTAGAAAGAGTATTAAAAATGGCTGATGGGGTTATTTTGTTAGTGGATGCGTTCGAAGGGCCAATGCCGCAGACAAGATTCGTACTTCAGAAAGCGTTAGAATTAGGATTGAGACCATTAGTGGTTATCAATAAAGTAGATAAGCCAAACTGTCGTCCTGATGAAGTTCATGATAAAGTATTTGACTTATTCTTCAACCTTGAAGCTACAGAAGAACAGTTGGATTTCCCTACGTTCTATGGATCTTCAAAACAAGGTTGGTTCAACACTTCATTAGAACAAACTGAAGATATTATGCCATTATTAGATGGTATCTTACAGTATGTTCCTGAGCCTAAAGTAACTGAAGGAAACCTTCAGATGCAGATTACTTCATTAGATTTCTCTTCTTTCTTAGGAAGAATTGCCATCGGAAAAGTAACAAGAGGAGAACTTAAAGAATCTCAATGGATCGGTCTTGCTCAGGCAGATGGAAAAGTGGTAAAAGGAAAAGTAAAAGAATTATACGTTTTCGAAGGTTTAGGGAAGAAAAAAGTAACTGAAGTACAAGCAGGAGATATCTGTGCTGTAGTAGGTTTTGATGCTTTCCAGATTGGAGATTCTTTCGTAGATCTTGAAAACCCTGAGCCGTTGGAAAGAACAGCAATTGATGAGCCTACGTTGAACATGACGTTCTCAATTAACAATTCACCTTTCTTCGGTAAAGACGGTAAATATGTTACCTCTAATCACCTGAAAGAAAGATTATATAAAGAATTAGAGAAAAACTTAGCATTAAGAGTTCAACAGACTGATGATGCCAACACTTTCTTGGTATTCGGTAGAGGTATTCTTCACTTGTCAGTTTTGATCGAAACAATGAGAAGAGAAGGATATGAAATGACAATTGGTCAGCCACAGGTTATCTTAAGAGAAATTGATGGTGAAAAATGTGAGCCTTATGAATCTTTAGTTGTTGACGTTCCTGAAGAATTTGCTTCAAGAGTAATCGACTTAGCAACTCAGAGAAAAGGGGATCTTCACATTATGGAAACTAAAGGAGAGATGCAGCACATGGAATTCGAAATTCCTTCAAGAGGTTTGATCGGATTGCGTTCTCAAATGTTAACAGCTACTGCAGGTGAAGCTATTATGGCACACCGTTTCACAGAATACAAACCTTTCAAAGGAGCTATTCCTGGAAGAAGTAATGGTGTATTGATCAGCAAAACTCAAGGTCCTGCTACAGAATATTCTATCGCTAAATTACAAGATAGAGGTAAGTTCTATGTTGATCCGGGTGAGGAGATCTATGCTGGGATGGTTATTGGTGAGCAAAATAAGCCAGGTGACTTGGTCGTAAACATCGTTGAAGCAAAACAATTGAATAACATGAGAGCTTCTGGAAAAGATAAAGATACAGGTGTTGCACCAAAAATCTTATTCTCTCTTGAAGAATGTATGGAATATATCCAAGCTGATGAAGCTATCGAGGTAACTCCAAACTTTATCAGAATGCGTAAAAAACTTCTTTCAGAAGAAGAAAGAAAAAGAGTTGAAAGATCAGCGAAATCGTAA
- a CDS encoding helix-turn-helix domain-containing protein — MEKIVHASLEDFYREMTAKLGKNLEDIFPKGLHKDLGHFNVFDIAQTLERVKTTSEMPYNRRKYYKISLIRGKNRAEYADKTISIEKNALLFATPKVPYHWVPEDTNQSGSFCVFTEDFFIKDASYNNLESLPIFQPGAIPIFEIEDEQADEIEFLFKKIKKEIDSDYIFKYDLIRNYVSELIHYGQKLQPATKISMTKDASMRVVSLFIELLERQFPIESREQRLQLKTANDFAERLSVHVNYLNKRLKENTGKTTTEFISDRIAQEAKILLRQTQWTVSEISYALGFEEIAHFSNFFKRKTAFTPLEFRS, encoded by the coding sequence ATGGAAAAAATAGTCCACGCTTCATTGGAAGATTTTTATAGAGAAATGACTGCCAAGCTAGGCAAGAACCTGGAAGATATTTTTCCTAAAGGTCTTCATAAAGACCTTGGACACTTTAATGTGTTTGATATCGCACAAACTCTTGAAAGGGTAAAAACCACCTCTGAAATGCCTTATAATCGACGAAAGTATTATAAGATCAGCCTTATCAGAGGAAAGAACAGAGCAGAATACGCAGATAAAACGATTTCAATAGAAAAAAATGCACTTTTGTTTGCTACTCCCAAGGTTCCTTATCATTGGGTGCCTGAAGATACCAATCAGTCCGGAAGTTTTTGCGTCTTTACAGAAGACTTTTTTATTAAAGATGCATCATACAACAATTTGGAAAGCCTGCCTATTTTTCAGCCAGGTGCTATTCCTATATTCGAAATTGAGGATGAACAGGCAGATGAAATAGAATTTCTTTTTAAGAAAATTAAAAAGGAAATTGATTCAGATTATATATTTAAATATGATCTGATCAGGAATTATGTATCGGAATTGATTCACTATGGACAAAAGCTACAGCCTGCAACAAAAATCTCAATGACAAAAGATGCCTCCATGAGAGTTGTATCTTTATTTATAGAGTTACTCGAAAGACAGTTTCCTATTGAATCCAGGGAACAGAGACTGCAACTGAAAACAGCGAACGATTTTGCAGAAAGGCTATCGGTACACGTTAATTATCTCAACAAAAGATTAAAAGAAAATACGGGAAAAACTACCACAGAATTTATCAGTGACCGTATTGCTCAGGAAGCAAAGATCCTTTTAAGGCAAACGCAATGGACTGTTTCAGAAATATCCTATGCATTGGGCTTTGAAGAAATAGCTCATTTTTCAAACTTTTTCAAAAGAAAAACAGCATTTACTCCTTTAGAATTTCGCTCATGA
- a CDS encoding YceI family protein — protein MKKISVIALVAVGLLAASCNSKEKTDTAVATEQAVAEGKGEALAVDAAASVVNWKAFHKGGFAPRWGTLNVKSGDLNIEGGQVVAGNFNIDMTSIKVDPASVTEKDKKPVDLEAHLKNPDFFDVEKNPTSDFKITSVADLKEAPKDAVAGANKTVSGNLTLMGKTMNVTFPAKVDVVDNTAAIQAKFTVNRTDWGIKFGTTETDPAEWMISKDIEIAIDVKAKK, from the coding sequence ATGAAAAAAATTAGTGTAATTGCATTAGTAGCAGTAGGGTTACTGGCAGCATCATGTAATAGTAAAGAAAAAACAGATACAGCAGTGGCTACTGAGCAAGCAGTTGCTGAAGGTAAAGGAGAAGCATTAGCAGTAGATGCTGCAGCTTCTGTAGTTAACTGGAAAGCTTTCCACAAAGGAGGTTTTGCTCCTCGTTGGGGAACTCTTAATGTAAAATCTGGAGATCTAAACATTGAAGGTGGGCAAGTAGTAGCTGGAAACTTCAATATTGATATGACTTCTATTAAAGTAGATCCTGCTTCAGTAACTGAAAAAGATAAAAAACCTGTAGACCTTGAGGCTCACCTTAAGAATCCTGATTTCTTTGATGTAGAGAAAAATCCTACTTCAGACTTCAAAATTACAAGCGTAGCTGATCTTAAAGAAGCCCCGAAAGATGCAGTAGCAGGTGCTAACAAAACAGTAAGCGGAAACCTTACATTAATGGGTAAGACAATGAACGTTACTTTCCCTGCTAAAGTAGATGTAGTAGATAATACAGCTGCTATTCAGGCTAAATTTACCGTAAACAGAACAGACTGGGGAATCAAATTCGGAACTACTGAAACTGATCCTGCTGAATGGATGATTAGCAAAGACATCGAAATTGCTATTGATGTAAAAGCAAAAAAATAA